The Verrucomicrobiota bacterium genome segment ATGGAAAAACCGGTCACAGTCGATGGCCCCACGTCACGCCGCATGTTCAAGTTGGGCGAAGAATCCATGGCGAAGAACATGAAGGTCGGCGTCGGCCTGATGATCCGCCATTGCAAGGGCCGCCAGGAATTGTGGCAGCGGATTCAGGATGGCCAGATCGGGGACATCATTGCGATGCGCGCTTATCGCATGTCCGGTGCATCGGCTTTGGCTCGAAAGAACAATGGGCCGCTCAGCGAGTTGTATTATCAAATCCAGAGGTTCCACGCATTTCTGTGGGCCAGCGGCGGGGCGTTCAGCGATTATTACATCCACCAGATCGACGAATGTTCCTGGATGAAGAACGCCTGGCCGGTGAAGGCGCACGCGCTCGGTGGCCGGCATTATCGCGGCGAGTCCTTGGATCAGAATCTCGACAGTTATGCCGTCGAATACACGTATCCCGACGGAACAAAGTTGTTCTATGACGGGCGAAACATGAGCGGGTGCAAGGCCGAGTTCGCGAGTTACGTGCATGGGAGCAAAGGATCCGCGATTGTTTCGACGAACAGCCACACGCCCGGACGCGTCCGCATCTTCAAAGATCAGAATGCGAACGCGCGAGACTACACCAGCGAGAACGTCGCCTGGGCTTTCTCGCGGCCACCGGCGCCGGAGCCGAGTCCCTACGATCTCGAATGGGAAGACCTGGTGGATGCGATCCGGAACAACCGGCCCTACAACGAGGTCAAACGCGGCGTGGAAGCCAGCCTGGTCACCAGCATGGGCCGGATGGCAGCGCACACAGGGCAAGAGGTCACTTACGAAGAGATCCTCAACTCCGAACACGAGTTCGCGCCGGATGCGGATAAACTGACGAAGGATTCTCCCGCGCCCGTGCAATTGGGCGCAGACGGGAAGTATCCTGTTCCCAAACCGGGCATTAAGAGGAACCGAGAATACTAGAGGATTAGGATTTGGAGATTTGCACGGCCCGCGACGCAACTCCGCCGCTACGCCCGCATTCGGGAGTGACGACGTTCGGTGGCAGTGTCCAGATGCGCCCAAGGGGCAAGGCGAAGCGATTGCTTTCTTCCAGCGTGAGTGCTTCAATCTGAAAGTCCTCGGCCACTTGAGCCGGAGGCAACATGTTTCTGGGCGAGGTTTGCAGCGTATGTCACGTTTCCTCTCGGCAACCACAATCCTCGGGCCTTGCCTTCTGGCGTCCGCGCTGGCCGGCGGGGTGGCGACATCGCAAACGGCGGATCGCGAAGCGCCGGCGCACAACGTGGACGGCTCCGTTGTCCAGGACTGGCTCGTCCTGGGACCCTTTCCCTCCCAAGGCATGGAAACCGACTTCCTCGCGAGCCTCGGAGGCGAAGCGAACCTCCGGCCCAAGGAAGGCGAGTCCGTCACGACCGCCGATGGGAGGCGGCTGTCCTGGACTCGACTGCGATCGAAGAGCGCCTGGGTCAATCTGGGGCAGATCTTCGGCATTCAGAATCGGTCTGTCGCCTATGCTTATTGCCAACTGGAGAGCGACCAATCCAGGGAGACCACTTTTCGGTTTCTGAACAACTCCCCGGCTTCCATCTGGTTGGACGGAACCAAACTTACACCAACGCCAACAGACGCGCCGGCACGCTTCGGTGTTCCTCCCGTTTTGCCAATCAAACTCCGCGAAGGCCGAAACTCCTGTCTGGTCAAACTCAAGAATGAGGCGGTGGATTGGCAATTCCTCTTTCAACCTCTGCCAGGAGAGCAAGCCACGGTGGAATTCAAAGTCACTGATCCCGATGAGAAGGCCGTGGCGGACGCTCTGATCCAGTTTTACGAGCAGGGCGAGGTGATGTGGCGCGTGACCACCGACGCCTCCGGCCAGGCGGAGGCCTGTCGTTATCCATTGGCCAAGTCCCTGACGTCCTTCTCAGCTGCTGCGCTTTTGGCGCTTCCTGGCAGCGTCTCCGCCATTTCCCGCAGACGCGAAGCACGACTGGAACCTCGGCGCGAATGAGGGTGTGCGGGTAAGTGCCCCGCCGGAATGGGCAACCCATGAAGGGTGAACTTCTCTTACTGGATGGTGCGACCGGCACGGAATTGAACCGGCACGGAGTGGACACCGGCTTGCCGTTGTGGTCGGCGAATGCGCTCACCACTGACACCGGGTTGAATACGTTGCGCCAGATACATCTGGACTACCTGAACGCGGGCGCGGACATCCTCACCGCCAACACCTTTCGCACCCATCGCCGGGTGCTGGCGGGCAAAGGACACGACGCGCGCGAATTGACCCTGCGCGCGGTGGCGACCGCCCAAGAGGCGGTCGCCGAATTTGGCCAACCTGCACGAGTGGCCGGCTCGGTGGCTCCACTGGAAGATTGTTATCGCCCCGACCTGGTGCCGCCCGATGACGAATGCCGCGCCGAGCACTCCGAGCGCATCCAGCATCTCGTGGATGCGGGCGTTGACCTGCTGTTGATCGAGACGATGAATTCAATCCGGGAAGCCGTCATCGCGGCCAAACTGGCGACAGCCACCGGCCTGCCTGCCTGGGTTAGTTTTGTGTGCGGCCGCGAAGGCCGAATCCTGTCGGGCGAATCCGTGGCAAT includes the following:
- a CDS encoding homocysteine S-methyltransferase family protein — translated: MKGELLLLDGATGTELNRHGVDTGLPLWSANALTTDTGLNTLRQIHLDYLNAGADILTANTFRTHRRVLAGKGHDARELTLRAVATAQEAVAEFGQPARVAGSVAPLEDCYRPDLVPPDDECRAEHSERIQHLVDAGVDLLLIETMNSIREAVIAAKLATATGLPAWVSFVCGREGRILSGESVAIAAEMLMPLGVNALGVNCGPAHTLAKPLAELQAVCGPDFPLIAYGNIGYADEKDGWINTDAVNPDGYLRCAQTWPAQIVGGCCGTRPEHIRKLRDCRSLGEAVAEFRQLNRPDL
- a CDS encoding Gfo/Idh/MocA family oxidoreductase, giving the protein MNTPLTHPTSRREFLKTTGKLATASALAGVALPHVHAAEDNTIQLALIGCGGRGSGAAENALKTSKQGPIKLVAMADVFEARLNSSFNNLNKKYSSQMDVPEERKFIGLDAFEKAMDSLKPNDVAIFATPPAFRWVHFTYAVKKGLNVFMEKPVTVDGPTSRRMFKLGEESMAKNMKVGVGLMIRHCKGRQELWQRIQDGQIGDIIAMRAYRMSGASALARKNNGPLSELYYQIQRFHAFLWASGGAFSDYYIHQIDECSWMKNAWPVKAHALGGRHYRGESLDQNLDSYAVEYTYPDGTKLFYDGRNMSGCKAEFASYVHGSKGSAIVSTNSHTPGRVRIFKDQNANARDYTSENVAWAFSRPPAPEPSPYDLEWEDLVDAIRNNRPYNEVKRGVEASLVTSMGRMAAHTGQEVTYEEILNSEHEFAPDADKLTKDSPAPVQLGADGKYPVPKPGIKRNREY